A part of Acidobacteriota bacterium genomic DNA contains:
- a CDS encoding antitoxin, whose product MSTRLQVVMSEEELASLRQAATRADLTLSEWARRALRRERDSSSGPTPASRLRALDQALACDHPTGDIDKMLADIERGRDLR is encoded by the coding sequence ATGAGTACCCGGCTGCAGGTCGTGATGTCGGAAGAGGAGTTGGCGTCGCTGCGCCAGGCGGCCACACGGGCGGACCTGACACTGAGCGAATGGGCGCGGCGCGCATTGCGCCGCGAACGCGATTCCAGCTCGGGGCCGACACCCGCAAGCCGACTTCGCGCGCTCGATCAAGCACTCGCATGTGATCACCCAACGGGCGACATCGACAAGATGCTTGCTGATATTGAGAGGGGCCGTGATCTTCGTTGA